In one window of Nicotiana tabacum cultivar K326 chromosome 12, ASM71507v2, whole genome shotgun sequence DNA:
- the LOC107789233 gene encoding uncharacterized protein LOC107789233 — MVNENDLWEGGDPELDKEDYVLVKQEDIVDGIACFMAAYLLSLKQTKDLTPNQLQEALSKTFSVKKRKGKLRKAWDGSKVIYNVASWGATAIGIYQNPAILRAASAAFWTSCRVISKLF; from the exons ATGGTCAATGAAAATGACCTTTGGGAAGGTGGAGATCCCGAGTTAGACAAAGAAGACTATGTTTTAGTTAAGCAAGAAGATATAGTGGATGGTATAGCTTGCTTCATGGCTGCATATCTGTTGTCTCTTAAACAGACTAAG GATTTGACACCAAATCAACTCCAGGAAG CCCTCAGCAAGACATTCTCTGTGAAAAAGAGGAAAGGAAAGCTCCGAAAGGCATGGGATGGAAGTAAAGTAATTTACAACGTAGCATCTTGGGGGGCTACAGCCATTGG GATATACCAAAATCCAGCTATTCTTAGAGCTGCATCAGCAGCATTCTGGACTTCATGCCGTGTAATATCAAAGCTCTTTTAA
- the LOC107788917 gene encoding uncharacterized protein LOC107788917 translates to MFTEGLDNNALKWVREGSGQQTKEIPYSISSQRSRIDPIGSMRNGSRNVGLPPPSKFRSGHLSGVIPVSRVIPGDLDESASASDNDMITDSEEEVYGGRYSLDSSPHDDRIPSTTAATQRYYNLPQRRAAALYASDSVYSDDVSSSMETLGRGRGYVADRLMRGANRYPIGSSVYTEEESSDSAASSEFSSTQVGTNNGTVPRSTNYASEGYASSIPSRLNTGNKTQKDMTSGNLQKKAASDEEVPSAPPFCSSAAEIKEVDERVPASSTVNVQSTAEGSGLSTKANSYIPSGLNDQVKVPNHSDSPVRTTAAAVESGGPSGSYPARLPTFHASALGPWHRVLAYDACVRLCLHAWAKGCLEAPMFLESECALLRNAFRLQQVLLQSEEELMANRSSELPKEAAAAKPKQMVGKMKIQVRKVKMGLDPPTGCSFSSLKTPTIKMESVRYHLSNLRSTFSSGWQAVRKVRFAPRMPANGSFSRQSLAYMQASTQYIKQVSGLLKIGVTSLRSSPSSYEVFQETYYCLLRLKSSMEEDAIKMQPGSGETHIFFPDSFGDDLIVEVLDSNGKHYGRVLAQVATIAEEPGEKLRWWSVYREPEHEFVGKVQLFINYSATFDENSHLKCGSVAETVAYDLALEVAMKIQQFQQRNLTLHGPWKWLLTEFASYYGVSDAYTRLRYLSYVMDVATPTADCLTIVHDLLLPVIMKGRSKSTLSHQENRILGEVEDQIEQIFAMVFENYKSLDESTPSGIMDVFKPATGVVPPALEPAVKLYSLLHDILSPEAQNTLYSYFQAAAKKRSRRHLTETDEYVSGNNEGLLMDAVTVSTAYKKMKSLCMNIRNEIFTDMEIHNQNILPSFIDLPNLSSAIYSAELCCRLRAFLIACPPAGPSPHVTDLVIATADFQRDLACWNIKPVKGGVDAKELFHLYIILWIQDKRLSLLESCKLDKVKWSGVKTQHSTTPFVDEMYERLKETLTDYEVIICRWPEYTFALENAIADIEKAILDALEKQYADVLSPLKENLTPKKFGLKYVQKLAKRSVCPYIVPDDLGILLNSMKRMLDILRPKIEQQFKSWGSCIPEGGNTAPGERLSEVTVMLRSKFRNYVQAVIEKLAENTKLQSNTKLKKILQDSKETVIESDIRSKMQPFKEQLTSTINHLYTTFEPNVFIASCRGYWGRMGQDVLSFLESRKENRAWYKGSRIAVSILDDTFASQMQQLLGNSLQEKDLEPPRSILEVRSMLCRDATNNKGPTYYY, encoded by the exons ATGTTCACTGAGGGTCTTGATAACAACGCCCTCAAGTGGGTTAGAGAG GGTTCTGGGCAGCAGACAAAGGAAATTCCTTACTCTATTTCAAGCCAAAGATCAAGAATTGATCCTATTGGCAGCATGAGAAATGGCAGCCGCAATGTTGGACTTCCACCACCTTCCAAATTCCGTAGTGGCCATTTATCAGGAGTTATTCCGGTATCTAGAGTTATTCCTGGAGATTTAGATGAAAGTGCATCAGCTTCTGATAATGACATGATCACTGACTCGGAAGAGGAGGTTTATGGGGGAAGATACTCACTGGATTCATCACCACACGATGATAGAATTCCTAGCACTACTGCAGCCACTCAAAGATAttacaatctcccacaaaggcGTGCTGCTGCGCTGTATGCAAGTGACAGTGTGTACTCTGATGATGTTAGTTCGTCGATGGAGACGTTGGGGAGAGGTCGTGGATATGTGGCCGATAGATTGATGAGAGGAGCTAATAGATATCCAATTGGAAGTAGTGTTTATACTGAGGAGGAATCTTCTGATTCTGCTGCAAGCTCTGAGTTTTCCTCGACTCAAGTTGGGACCAATAATGGAACCGTTCCACGATCAACAAATTATGCATCTGAGGGGTATGCTTCCAGCATTCCGTCAAGATTGAATACAGGAAACAAGACTCAGAAG GATATGACCTCTGGGAATTTACAGAAGAAGGCCGCTTCTGATGAAGAGGTTCCCAGTGCACCTCCATTTTGTAGTTCTGCTGCCGAAATCAAAGAAGTTGATGAACGGGTCCCTGCCTCTAGTACAGTTAATGTGCAATCTACAGCAGAAGGTAGTGGTCTCTCAACTAAGGCAAATAGTTACATTCCTTCTGGCTTAAATGACCAGGTCAAAGTTCCAAATCATTCTGACTCACCTGTGAG GACGACTGCTGCTGCTGTAGAAAGTGGAGGACCTTCGGGTTCTTATCCTGCTCGCCTTCCAACTTTTCATGCCAG TGCACTAGGGCCATGGCATCGTGTGCTTGCTTATGATGCGTGTGTTAGGCTTTGCCTGCATGCTTGGGCTAAGGGTTGCTTGGAAGCTCCGATGTTCTTGGAGAGTGAATGTGCTCTCCTAAGGAATGCGTTTAG GTTACAACAAGTTCTATTACAATCAGAGGAGGAATTAATGGCAAATCGCTCTTCAGAGCTTCCTAAGGAGGCGGCTGCCGCAAAACCTAAGCAAATGGTTGGAAAGATGAAGATCCAAG TTAGGAAGGTTAAAATGGGCCTGGACCCACCTACTGGCTGCAGTTTTTCTTCCTTGAAAACACCAACAATAAAGATGGAATCTGTTAGATATCACCTATCAAATTTGCGGTCAACATTCTCTTCAGGATGGCAAGCAGTTCGCAAAGTCCGTTTTGCTCCTCGTATGCCTGCAAATGGTTCATTCTCGCGCCAGAGTTTGGCATATATGCAGGCGAGCACCCAATATATAAAGCAAGTTTCTGGACTCCTGAAAATTGGTGTGACATCTCTACGCAGCAGTCCATCGTCTTATGAAGTTTTTCAAG AGACATACTATTGTTTATTACGACTAAAAAGTTCAATGGAAGAGGATGCTATAAAAATGCAACCTGGATCAGGCGAAACCCACATTTT CTTTCCAGATAGTTTTGGAGATGACCTAATTGTTGAAGTCCTGGATTCCAATGGAAAGCATTATGGCCGTGTCCTTGCTCAAGTCGCCACCATTGCTGAAGAACCG GGTGAGAAACTTCGATGGTGGTCTGTCTATCGTGAACCAGAGCACGAGTTTGTTGGCAAAGTACAACTCTTTATAAATTACTCAGCTACATTTGATGAAAATAGTCATCTTAAG TGTGGTTCGGTTGCAGAAACTGTTGCTTATGACCTAGCACTTGAAGTTGCAATGAAGATTCAGCAATTCCAACAAAGAAACTTGACACTACATGGTCCTTGGAAATGGTTACTCACTGAGTTTGCATCATACTATGGAGTTTCTGATGCATATACTAGATTAAG GTACCTTTCATATGTCATGGATGTCGCAACACCAACTGCTGATTGTCTTACAATTGTGCATGATCTTTTGTTGCCTGTAATAATGAAGGGCCGTTCTAAGAGCACCCTCAGTCATCAAGAG AATCGTATTTTGGGGGAAGTTGAGGACCAGATTGAACAGATCTTTGCGATGGTTTTTGAAAACTACAAGTCATTGGATGAGTCAACACCATCAGGGATAATGGATGTTTTCAAACCCGCTACGGGGGTTGTACCACCTGCATTGGAGCCTGCTGTTAAACTATATTCTCTACTTCATGATATATTATCTCCTGAAGCTCAGAACACACTGTACAGCTATTTCCAG GCCGCTGCTAAGAAAAGATCAAGACGGCACTTGACAGAGACTGATGAATATGTCAGCGGGAATAATGAAGGACTCTTAATGGATGCTGTTACTGTGTCTACTGCTTATAAAAAGATGAAGTCACTCTGCATGAACATCAGAAATGAAATTTTTACTGATATGGAGATTCACAATCAAAATATACTTCCAAG CTTCATAGACTTGCCGAATCTTTCCTCAGCCATATATAGTGCAGAACTTTGCTGTAGATTGCGTGCATTCCTGATTGCATGCCCCCCTGCTGGTCCTTCTCCTCATGTGACTGATCTTGTCATTGCAACAGCAGATTTTCAGAGGGATCTTGCCTGCTGGAATATCAA GCCCGTTAAAGGAGGAGTTGATGCGAAAGAGTTGTTCCATTTGTATATTATCCTGTGGATCCAGGATAAGCGGCTCTCTTTGCTAGAATCTTGCAAGCTGGACAAG GTGAAATGGTCGGGAGTGAAAACACAGCATTCAACAACCCCGTTCGTTGATGAAATGTACGAGCGCCTGAAAGAAACTCTAACTGACTATGAGGTCATCATCTGCCGTTGGCCGGAGTACACATTTGCATTGGAGAAT GCCATTGCTGATATTGAGAAAGCAATTTTGGATGCACTAGAGAAGCAATATGCAGATGTCTTGTCACCATTAAAGGAGAATTTGACACCCAAGAAGTTTGGCCTCAAATATGTGCAAAAACTTGCCAAAAGATCAGTTTGCCCATATATTGTGCCAGATGAT CTGGGTATTCTTTTGAATTCAATGAAGAGGATGCTTGACATTCTGCGCCCAAAAATAGAGCAGCAATTTAAGTCCTGGGGTTCATGTATCCCCGAAGGAGGGAACACCGCCCCTGGAGAGCGCTTGAGTGAGGTGACTGTGATGCTTCGCTCTAAATTCAGAAATTATGTGCAAGCAGTCATCGAGAAGCTCGCAGAAAAT ACGAAGTTGCAGAGCAACAcaaagttgaagaaaattttaCAAGATTCCAAGGAGACTGTCATAGAATCAGACATTAGAAGTAAGATGCAGCCATTCAAGGAGCAACTTACGAGTACCATAAATCACCTTTACACCACATTTGAGCCTAATGTATTCATCGCAAGTTGCCGCGGCTACTGGGGCAGAATGGGGCAG GACGTGCTAAGTTTCCTGGAGAGCAGGAAAGAGAACCGAGCTTGGTACAAGGGCTCACGAATTGCAGTATCT ATCCTAGATGATACATTTGCCTCTCAAATGCAACAGCTTTTAGGTAATTCGCTTCAAGAGAAAGACCTTGAGCCTCCAAGGTCCATTCTTGAAGTGCGATCGATGCTTTGTAGAGATGCAACAAATAACAAAGGACCAACTTATTATTACTAG